In Lachnospiraceae bacterium, the DNA window CCTGTCATGGACATTTGTAAGCCGGTTTCAGTTAAATGCAGTAGCAGTGGCTACCGGGATTGGCTGGGTATTGTTGAATTTGTTTTGGAGCGGGTGTTATTTAAAAAAGAAGTTATAAAGTTTACTCTTTTATATCTTTCTCGTAGTCTTTTAACTGAGCATGCCAGCTATCTCTGTCCTTTTCCGTTATCTGCCGTATTACATGACAGGGATTCCCGCCTGCAACTACGTGACTGGGGATATCCTTTACTACAACCGATCCAGAAGCGATCACTACATTGCTTCCTATGGTAACGCCTGGATTGATCACAACATTTCCACCGATCCAGACATCATCGCCTATGGTTACAGGTTTAGCATATTCCAGATCCAGGTTACGCACATCTTTATCAATGGGATGACCTGCTGTATATATGCTTATGTGAGGAGCCAGAAATACATTATCTCCAAAGGTAACATAATTTTCATCCAATATAGTCAGATCTGTATTAGCATAAAAATGCTTTCCAAATGATATTCTGTTTCCATGGTCAAAATAAACAGGAGGTGTCAGTAGCATATCATCAGGAGCGGATTTAAAACATTTTTTCAGTTCTTCAAAAGCACTTTTATCATGCCAGTATTCTGATTCATTAAATTTTTTCTGTGCTGCATGAACGGTTTCAAAGGTATTTCCGCCAACTTTATAGGGATTATATAATTTTCCCTGGATCATTCTGTCCCATTCGGTTTTATTTATCATTGCTTAACCTCTTAATTTTAAATTCATACGAATTAATGTATTTTATTACATTATTTCATATGAATCAATGCAAGATTTTACATTATGCGCATTTCTTCAAAACTTTATATGCTTTATTTATGCTTATATTCAAAAAATAACGTTTTGCACTACCATTCGCAAAAAGTTATCTTTGTCCAGTTGCAAAATTGGGATATTGTTGACTAAGGTCCGAAAGCCACCGGTGCACATGACAGATGCGCATTTGGGAGAAAATCCTTTGTTCGTGGACTTGCGCCGCTTATTGTCAGAAATGCGAACCAAACTCGCACGCTTTGCGTGCTCAAACAGTGGTTCTCCGTTCTGACGCTATGCGCGCCCACTCACGGATTTTCAAACAAATGCTTATTCTGTCATGTGCACCGGCGGCTTTCTACGTTATTGGCAATAAAAAATGTAGGAGCAAACCAATAAACAGTTTTCATGCAGGAGGGGGATTGTACTTAAGTACGGCATTTTTTATGTGACATATCCAATACAGTAGAAAGGGCTCCTCCATGTATAATAAGCATTCGTTAGGCAATTTTGGACCTTTTGTGAGCATAGCGGACAGGGTGGAGGCATTGTTTGAACACGCGAAGCGTGTGAGTTTGCCGGAGCCCTGTCTAACTGGCGGCGGAACAAAAGGTCCTAAATTACGTGAATGCGTTTATACATGGAGGAGCCCTTTCGGACCCTATTGAACTAAATCCCACTTTAGTCATAAATATCAAAACATTTTGGGATTGAATTCCTCTATTTCTTAGAAAATTGTAAAAAACTACCTTTTGACACCTTAATCATTCTATTAGTTCATTATAATTTTTTACTGTTTTCCTGGTTGTTCATCATTACTTCTCATCCACCACCTGGAAAATAATAAACTTCAGATAATAAGACTCATCTGCCGCCCAAAGGATGGGGTGATCCGCTGCCTGGGTGCGGTATTCCACCTGGCGCAGTCTCTTGTGGACGTTGGAAGCGGCTTCACGGATGGTCTTGGTGAACAGTTCCGGATCCATGAAGTGGGAGCAGGAGCAGGTGGCAAGGTAGCCGCCGTCTTTTACTAACTTCATGCCGCGGAGATTGATCTCACGGTAGCCTTTTACTGCGTTTTTAATGGAATTTCTGGATTTGGTGAAGGCTGGCGGGTCAAGGATGACTACATCAAACTTTTCACCTTCCTGTTCTAATTTAGGAAGCAAGTCAAATACATCGGCGCACTGGAAGGTTACATGATCCTCTAAGCCATTTAAGCGGGAATTTTCTGTTGCCTGGTCTACGGCAAGCTGGGAAGCATCCACCCCCAGGACTTTTTTGGATCCTGCAATACCTGCATTTAAAGCAAAAGAGCCGGTATGGGTAAAGCAGTCTAATACTTTTGCAGGTTTCAGATTGCGGCACAGGTTCTGTACTGCAAGCCGGTTGTATTTCTGATCCAGGAAAAATCCGGTTTTCTGGCCGTCTTCTACGTCTACGATGTAGTGAACGCCATTTTCACATATCTCCACCTTGGTATCAAATGGTTCACCAATAAAGCCCTTGAAGCGCTCCATACCTTCCTGAAGGCGGACTTTTGCATCGCTTCGCTCATAAATGCCACGGATCAAAATACCGTCTTCTGCCAGGATTTTCTTTAATTTATCTAAGATCACCGGCTTTAAGCGGTCGATTCCCAGTGCCAGGGACTCTACTACTAAAACATCTTCGAACTTATCGATGACGATACCAGGCAGAAAATCTGCTTCGCCGAAGATCACGCGGCAGCTGGAGATATCAGTAGTAGCTTTTCTGTATTCCCAGGCAGTGCGGACTCTCTGTTCGATGAAATCTTCATTGACTACAGTATCTTTTTTGCGGGATAACATGCGTACGGTCAGTTTGGATCTTGTATTGATAAAGCCATGTCCCAAAGGATAGCCATCAAAGTCTTCTACAGTGACCAGATTACCATTTTCAAAATCACCGGAAATGGCGTCAATCTCATTATCATAGATCCAGGCGCCGCCGGCCTTTAAGGTGCGTCCGGTTCCTTTCTTTATACGTACACAGGCAGTTTCTTTAAATAAATCTTCGTAGTTCATTTGTTTTCTCCTCGGTTTTTGAATGTATAGGCGCTGGTTGTTTTTCCAGGGTTTATTATACCTTTGCAAAAGGGTCTGTGTCCAGTACTCCGATACCTTTACGGATCACCTGTTCGGTCAGTTTTGCCAGCTGTCCCGGCGTTTCTTTCATACCTGTTTTCAACCAGTATTGCACCAGTCCTACACAGCCGGATACAATGAAAGAAAAGTAGGCATCAAAGATAGCGGGATTTCCGGTGCGGAATACTTCCATCCAGTCATGGAGACATTTATCACGGATCAGCTGCTTTAAGCGGTTCATAAAGTTTAAGTCACCGTTTTCGCCTAATAATATTTCCACCAGGTCGGCGTTGTCATAGGCCAGCGTGTAGATCTCTACAAAAATACCATAAGGATGTTTTTTCAGTTCTTCTGCGTCATGTTTCATGACCAGCTGGTTAAAATTATCTAAAAGCTCACTTTCTGTTTTTTCCAGAAGATCAAATACATCTTTATAATGAAGATAAAAAGTTCCTCTGTTCAGATCGGCCAGTTCAGTTAGTTCACGGACAGTAATATCCTGTACCTTTTTCTGCTTTAATAAAGTAACAAGACATTCCCGCAGCTGCTTTCTGGTACGCCGTATCCGTCGATCTACTGCTTCTGTACTCATGATAAGAAATTCCCCCTTTTTGTATTCCATGTTCGTTCAAATTTGTTTACAGTATTTTAATACTTTTTTTATTAACATACATTATAAAAATGTCGATTAATAAACAAAAGAATTAAAATTAATCATTGTTGTTTTCATCATTAGTTAGTATAATCCATTATAGTTAATAAATGAACAAATGTCAATTAACAAATAAACAGTTCAATAAACGAAAACAGAGGTTTTAAAGACAGCAGGAGATGAGAGGATGAAAGGCAGAAGCAGGTTATATCCTATTTCTATAATTATGATGGCCGCTTTTCTGGCAGCGGGACCGGCAAATGCAGTATATGCAGCAGAGCCAAATGGCAGTTGGGTAAATCTTGACGGGAACTGGTACTGGAAAAAAACAGATGGTACGGCATACATTGGCTGGCTCTATACCGGCGGCCGCTTTTACTATATGAAGGAAGACGGGACCATGGCCACCGGATGGGAAAAGGTGGGAGATGAATGGTATTACTTCCACGAAGATGGAGGCATGAACGAAGGACAGCTGGTTTTAGATAATGCAGTATATGAATTTGAAGATTCAGGAGCTTTGAAAACAGCGAAGTGGCTGGAAAATACAGGCGGAGGTGCTTATAATGCAGGCTGCTATGATGATATAACACAGGAACTTTTCAGTGAGCTGGGAGATGAAAAGAAAGAACAGTATTTTGACGCATATCCAGACAGAGAACGGGAATATGACGGCGACAACCACACCAGTTATGACCGGTATGCAGGCTTTATTATGGATATGAAGTTAAATAAAATAGCGCAAAGCCGTCTGGCAGCAGCCATGGAAAAAGGATATGCAGACGGACGGGTTACAGGAGAAGGAACCATAGAGGACACACTGGCATCGATCCCTTATCGCAAAAATGCTTCCTGCCTGGAGGTATATGTGCGGGACTGTGAGGATGCGGATGAGGCATATGGCAAGATAATGAATGTAACGGAACGTAAATATACATCAAAGTCAGACAGAAAATACACATTGCAATATTATCGATATATGGGTATGGCTCATGAGGAAAAGAACGGACACCATTGGTTTATGGTTCTTTTTATGCGTTAAATAACACATATCTATGTGAGGAGTTAGGATCATGGAAAAGAAATTCAAGTTTGGACCATTAAAGAAGCGTGGGAAAAAGGAAAAGGCTTCCGGAGAAAAGACGTCTATCAAGCTGGCCAGATTTATCATTGAAAAGCAGAACTGGATCGTTTCAGTGTTTGTTGCAGCCTGCTTACTTAGTGCAGTTGCCATGCTGTTTGTGGAAGTAAACTACGATCTGACCGAGTATCTTCCGGATAATGCACAGTCAGGTATTGGCTTAAATAAGATGGAAGACGAGTTTGGTTATCCCGGAACAGCCCGTATCATGCTAAAAGATGTGACGTTGTATGAAGCCAAGCAATACAAAGACAGAATGGAAAACGTAGACGGGGTGGATCAGATCCTGTGGTGTGACAGTACTGTTAATATTTACTCTGGCGAAGATTTTATCCATAAAGAAGACATCGAAGATTACTATAAAGATGGATATGCGGTAATGGATGTGACCTTTAAAGAAGGAAATACAGCGAAAAGCACTTCCGCAGCTATTGATGAATTAAAAGACATTGCAGGAGATAAAGGCTGTTTTACAGGAATGGCGGTACAGAACAAGTCCTTACAGGAAAATCTGGCTAGTGAGATGCAGTTGATCTTAACAGTAGCTATTATTATGATTTTTACGATCTTATGTATTACGACTACTGCCTGGTCTGAGCCATTCCTGTTTCTTCTGGTCATGGGTGTAGCCATCCTGCTAAACCGTGGTACTAACATTTTCATAGGAAGAGTGTCCTTTTTGACCAATAATGTGGCAATGGTACTCCAGCTGGCAACTTCCATGGACTATTCTATTTTCCTGCTGGATGCTTTTACCAGGGAGAAGAAAAAAGGGCTTTCTGATGAAGAAGCTATGGTAGATGCAGTTGATGCAGCGATCAATTCCATTTTTGCCAGCAGCCTTACTACCATAGCAGGTTTCGTAGCTTTGATGTTCATGAAATTCAGCATTGGTTTTGACATGGGTCTGGTCCTTGCAAAAGGAATCGTGTTCAGCCTCCTGACTGTAGTATTTTTCATGCCTGCCATGATATTCCGCTTTGCAAAATGGAATGAAAAGACTGCACATCGTCCTCTCCTGCCGGATTTCCATAAAATGGGAAGAGGCATTTATAAGATCCGTAATATAGCATTGGTGATCCTGATCCTGATTGTTCCTTTTGCCTATACAGCCCAGGGAATGAATAGCTTCTTATTTGGAAACAGTGCCGTAGGTGTCAGCGAAGGAACACAGGTCTATGCAGATGAGCAGGCAATCAATGAGAAATTTGGCCGAAGCAATATGCTGGTTGCCATTTATCCCAATAAATCAGCTATTACTGAAAAGGCAATGTCAGATGAGATCGAAGATCTGGAATATGTGAAAAGTGTAACATCCATGGCAAACACACTGCCGGAAGGTGTACCGGAAGATTTTCTCCCTTATTCCATTACCAGCCAGTTACATACAGATACTACCAGCCGTATGCTGATCTACATACGTACCAAATCAGAAAGTGACAAGGCTTTTGAGTATACCAACGATATCCGGGATATTGTGAAGAAATATTATCCGGAAGAATCCTATGTGGTAGGTGAAACACCTTCTACGGAAGATATTAAGACTACGATCACAGCGGATAATGCAAGAGTTAATGTGCTGTCCCTGATCAGTGTATTTGTGGTAGTCATGTTCAGTTTCCAGTCTGTACTGGTGCCTATCATTGTTATGATCCCTATTGAGGCAGCTATTTATATCAATATGGCGGTGCCTTATCTGGTTGGCGAGACGCTGGTTTACATGGGCTACATTATCGTAAGCAGTATCCAGCTGGGGGCTACAGTAGACTATTCGATCCTGCTTACTAATAACTACATGGCCTGCAGAAAGACCATGAAGAAGAAGGAAGCTGTGGTGGAGGCGCTGGCTATGTCCTGTTCCTCGGTATTTACTTCAGGAACTATCCTGATACTGGCAGGTTATATTGTATATATGATCTCCAGTACGGCGGCTATAGGCGGACTGGGACATCTGATCGGAAGAGGTGCACTGCTTAGCGTGTGTCTGGTACTTACCATTTTGCCGGCACTGCTAGTCCTCTGTGACGGTATAATCACAAGTAATGAAATGGACCGCTTTAAGAAGTATTTAAAACGAAGACATGAAAAGCGGAAAGCCTTAGTAAAATCCGGAATTGGGGCAGTTAAGAAAAAAGCGTCAGCAGCCCTGGCAAGAAGAGGCAGTCAGACAGCGGAGGTAGATGGAAATGAAATTTAGAAAAAGAGTGACAGCTTCTGTTTTAACGGCAGCATTGCTTTGCACATCAGCAGGCAGCGTTCCTGTATATGGCGCACCGGCAGGTGCAGATGTAGATGAGACCATGTATGTGAACCTGGATTACTACGGAAAAACAACAAAGGTAAACGTAGTAAAAGGGGTAAATTTAAATGGCCTTGGTGAGATCACTGATTATGGAAATTACATCAATGTAGAAAATATGAGTACCAGTGATGCTCCGGTTTTAGGAGATGGAAGCGTGACCTGGAACCTGCCGGAAGGTCAGAATGGCCGTTTTTATTATAAGTGTACCATGGACAATGAACAGGTGGTACTTCCATGGGATTTTGATGTGTCCTATAAGTTAAACGGTGTTCCCACAGACGGTGACAAACTGGCAGGTGCAGGGGGCCTGATCGAGATCCATGTGAAGGCTACGCCAAATGATAATGCTGATCTGTATTACCGCAATAATATGATGTTAATGGTGACAGTTCCTGTAGATATGTCTAAATGCTACAGTGTAGACGCAGATGGTGCCCAGATCCAGAGCCTTGGATCTACCACAGCAGCTGTATTTTCCGCTCTTCCGGGGGAAGAAGGAGATTATACCGTCCGTATTGGTACAGACAGCTTTGAAACTACCGGTGTGATCATGGCAATGGCACCTGGCACTATTGATGACCTGAACCATATTAAGGACCTGAAAGAAGCGAAGGATACATGGAAAGACGCAGGAGATGCTTTATATGACAGTCTGGAGCAGATGGCAAAATCTGTAGAATCCATGCGTGATGGCATTAACAAGGTACAGTCCGGTGTTTCTTCTGCTGAAAGTGCAAGACAAAAATGGAGTGCTAATAAAGATAGTATATTAGCCGGAAATGACCAGACCTTAGAGTCACTGACTGCATTGTCACAGCAGCTGGAAACTCTGGTCCCTCATTTGCAGACAGCTAAGGATACGGCAGAAACAGTACATAACAGCATGGGTGATATTGTAAATACCATGGGGGATATGCAGCAGCCGCTGCGTAAAATGTATGACCGTCTCCGCAATATCAGCACCACTTCCCAGTCTTTAGGGGAACAGTTAGATGATGTAAGAGAAGATATGGCATGGCTGATCCAGAATAATGCCCAGTTCCAGGTGCAGACGACTACGATTTTAGAGGCACTTCCGGAACTGATCGCAAGCCTGGAGGATTATGATGTGGATGATCTGGATCTGGGTGATCTGGAAGATACAGATACAAGGACCATAGCAGATGATCCGGATGATGACAGGGAAAACAAGGCAGATACGTCTTCTGGAAACCAGGAAGATCCTGATATAAACAAGGCAGACAGCTCAGATACAGTAACAGAAGATAAAACCAGTGGTGATATGGCTTCTGAAGCGGCCGGTGCAGATCATGAAGACGGTGGGGCAGAGGCAGATAACAGTTCCCATACTGCAGACAGTGCAGCAGGAACAGATAACAGTTCTGATGCTGCAGATGGAGCAGACATAAGTGATGCCCAGACACTTAGCAAGGCTCATATTGAAAAGCATGAGGTTCCTCTGGTTGGCGCTCCATCCGGCGTTGACCTGGTAACTCTTTATAAAATGTTATCCAAGATCGATAAGGACAGCCGTGAATTTACTCAGGTTGCGTCTAATCTGATGGACAATGTAGGAGATGCAGCAAAATATGGTGCAGACCTGACAGACAGCATGGATCTGATGATTGAAGACCTGACTGCTCTTCATGATTCACTGGATATGTATTATCCGGATCTGCAGGCATCCCTGGATGATCTTTCTGAGCTGGTAAACCGCACTACAGATGCCATGAATAAGGGTATCAGCACTATGACCATTGTGCAGAATACCTTAAAAGCTACCAGCGGTGATATAGATGAGGCTGCAAAGAACAGCTTAAGAGGCAGCATGGAGCTTCTTGATAAGAGCCTTAGCATCTTAGACAGCACCACAGGCGTAAGAACGGCAGGCCGTACCATGAAAGATGTTATGGATGAACAGCTGGATAAATTTGACACTGATAACCGCTTCTTATTTATTGATCCGTCAGAGGATAAGGTTTCCTTTACTTCTGATAAAAATCCGGCTCCAAAGACCTTGCAGGTAGTCCTGCGTACAGACGAGATCAGCCTGGATGATGAAGATAACAAGGAAACTGATGCAGAGACAGAGAAGGTAAATGAAGGCCCATTAAAAAGGATGTGGAATGTGCTGGTACAGATGTGGAAGGCCATCATCTCAATTTTTAAAAACAGATAGTCAGCTGCTCTTGTTTCTGGTATGATAGAAATAAGGGTCAGAAAAAATACAGACCCTCGGCATATGGGATGACATGCCGGGGGTCTTGTTCTGTAATTCTGTCAGTGGGCAGATAGCATGGCTATATAGCGGGAGAAAAACATGGAAACAGTAGGAAAGCAGGAAAAAACGAAATACAAACTGGCAGCGTCTATGAAAGAATGCATGAAGCAGATGCCGGTGGATAAGATAACAGTAAAAAATATCGTAGAAGGCTGCGGTGTTGCAAGGCAGACCTTTTACCGGAATTTTTTAGATAAATATGATCTGATCAACTGGTATTTTGACAAACTGGTACTCCAGTCTTTTGAGCAGATCGGCATGGGACATACAGTTGGGGAGAGCCTGACACAGAAGTTTGAATTTATTGTTAATGAAAAGGTATTTTTTACAGAGGCATTTCGCAGTGATGACCGCAACTCCTTAAAAGAACATGATTTTGAACTGATCCTCCGTTCTATCAGGATCTGATCGGGCGAAAGACCAGCAGGCCTTTAGGGGAAGATCTGCAGTTTCTTCTGGAAATGTATTGTAGAGGTTCCATTTACATGACTGTAAAATGGGTCCTTACAGGAATGAAGGATTCACCTGCGAAAATGTCAAAAAAGCTGGTAGAGGCCATGCCACCGAGATTGGCTGCTGTTTTTGATGAGCTGAAGCTGCTGTAAACCGGG includes these proteins:
- a CDS encoding class I SAM-dependent rRNA methyltransferase → MNYEDLFKETACVRIKKGTGRTLKAGGAWIYDNEIDAISGDFENGNLVTVEDFDGYPLGHGFINTRSKLTVRMLSRKKDTVVNEDFIEQRVRTAWEYRKATTDISSCRVIFGEADFLPGIVIDKFEDVLVVESLALGIDRLKPVILDKLKKILAEDGILIRGIYERSDAKVRLQEGMERFKGFIGEPFDTKVEICENGVHYIVDVEDGQKTGFFLDQKYNRLAVQNLCRNLKPAKVLDCFTHTGSFALNAGIAGSKKVLGVDASQLAVDQATENSRLNGLEDHVTFQCADVFDLLPKLEQEGEKFDVVILDPPAFTKSRNSIKNAVKGYREINLRGMKLVKDGGYLATCSCSHFMDPELFTKTIREAASNVHKRLRQVEYRTQAADHPILWAADESYYLKFIIFQVVDEK
- a CDS encoding sugar O-acetyltransferase; this encodes MINKTEWDRMIQGKLYNPYKVGGNTFETVHAAQKKFNESEYWHDKSAFEELKKCFKSAPDDMLLTPPVYFDHGNRISFGKHFYANTDLTILDENYVTFGDNVFLAPHISIYTAGHPIDKDVRNLDLEYAKPVTIGDDVWIGGNVVINPGVTIGSNVVIASGSVVVKDIPSHVVAGGNPCHVIRQITEKDRDSWHAQLKDYEKDIKE
- a CDS encoding efflux RND transporter permease subunit; this encodes MEKKFKFGPLKKRGKKEKASGEKTSIKLARFIIEKQNWIVSVFVAACLLSAVAMLFVEVNYDLTEYLPDNAQSGIGLNKMEDEFGYPGTARIMLKDVTLYEAKQYKDRMENVDGVDQILWCDSTVNIYSGEDFIHKEDIEDYYKDGYAVMDVTFKEGNTAKSTSAAIDELKDIAGDKGCFTGMAVQNKSLQENLASEMQLILTVAIIMIFTILCITTTAWSEPFLFLLVMGVAILLNRGTNIFIGRVSFLTNNVAMVLQLATSMDYSIFLLDAFTREKKKGLSDEEAMVDAVDAAINSIFASSLTTIAGFVALMFMKFSIGFDMGLVLAKGIVFSLLTVVFFMPAMIFRFAKWNEKTAHRPLLPDFHKMGRGIYKIRNIALVILILIVPFAYTAQGMNSFLFGNSAVGVSEGTQVYADEQAINEKFGRSNMLVAIYPNKSAITEKAMSDEIEDLEYVKSVTSMANTLPEGVPEDFLPYSITSQLHTDTTSRMLIYIRTKSESDKAFEYTNDIRDIVKKYYPEESYVVGETPSTEDIKTTITADNARVNVLSLISVFVVVMFSFQSVLVPIIVMIPIEAAIYINMAVPYLVGETLVYMGYIIVSSIQLGATVDYSILLTNNYMACRKTMKKKEAVVEALAMSCSSVFTSGTILILAGYIVYMISSTAAIGGLGHLIGRGALLSVCLVLTILPALLVLCDGIITSNEMDRFKKYLKRRHEKRKALVKSGIGAVKKKASAALARRGSQTAEVDGNEI
- a CDS encoding TetR family transcriptional regulator C-terminal domain-containing protein translates to MSTEAVDRRIRRTRKQLRECLVTLLKQKKVQDITVRELTELADLNRGTFYLHYKDVFDLLEKTESELLDNFNQLVMKHDAEELKKHPYGIFVEIYTLAYDNADLVEILLGENGDLNFMNRLKQLIRDKCLHDWMEVFRTGNPAIFDAYFSFIVSGCVGLVQYWLKTGMKETPGQLAKLTEQVIRKGIGVLDTDPFAKV